The Tissierellales bacterium genome segment TAAAGAATTTATTAAACTTTATAAATGAAGATTAATAAATAGAAAAGGACATAAGTTTTTACTAAACATAAGAGCTTTAGAGAGCTTATATATTAAACTATAAAAAGTGGACGAATTCGTCCACTTTTTGCATATAATTAATCGTATTTAGCTATCTAAAGCTGTTTTTCCTTTGCCATAAACATTTTCCCAATCAGAAATAAATTGATCTACGCTCCAAGTAGTAAGAGGATGATCTAATAATTTATCCATGATTTCTGCATTTATCGTTACAGAATGAGCGCCGACTAGAGATACATCGTGAACTTGCTGAACATTTTTAAACGATGCAGCTAGTATTTGAGTATCTAGCTCATAGTTTTCAAATAGAGACTTTATTTCAGCGACTACATTTACTCCATCGCCAGTTATATTGTCGATTCTATTTACATATGGAGCTACAAAATCAGCACCAGCTACAGCAGCCATAAGAGCTTGCTGAGGAGTGAATATGGCAGTAGCTGTTATTTTTATACCCTTTTGCTTGAGAATTTTCATAGCTTTGATGCCTTGACTAGTTACAGGAATCTTGATATAAAAATTGCCACCGATTTCACTTTGTAAAAATTCGGCTTCTTCTACCATTTTTTCAGCGATAGTGCTGACAGCTTGAGCATGAAGCATCGAATCATCACCTATGATAGCTCTTATATCTCTAAGGATATCTAATAGCGGACGATTCTCTTTTGATATTATGGTAGGATTTGTAGTAACCCCACTCATTGGATATAGCTCATAGGCCTTCTTAATTTGTTCTAGGTTTGCAGTGTCTAATACATAAATCATTAATCTTTCTCCTTTACATTCTAATATTATTTTACTATGGAAAACTCCTTTAAACATGTGACAAGAGACTCAGGAGATGGGGAGAATTTAAATCCTAAATTTCTTATTTTAGAGCAATCAAGCCTTATATCTCGAGGATTAGCTTTATAGGATGCTTCATCTTTTTCCAAATACTTTAAATCAGATAAATTTAGAGTATCAAATATGGTTTTTACAGAATCGTATCTGCTCATTGGATTTTCACTACCTATATGGTAAATACCATATGGTATATCGAAAACATTCTCAAATTGATCTACTAGCTCATAGACAGAGGTAAGTCCTCTATACTCATTAGTAGATGCTTTTATAATCTTTTGATGCATAGTAGAATTCAAAGTATCCCAAAGTATATTTGGAGACATGCCTGCATTTCTTTCAGGTAAACCAAATAACCAAGTAAACCTAAGTATCCAAAGTTCATTTAGTATCTCAGATAGAGTTTTTTCAGCAGCTAATTTTGTTTGACCATAAACGGTATCTGGATTAGGGACGTGTGATTCATCATATGGACCTGGTTCTAAATTGCCGTTAAACACCTGTTCCGTACTTATAAAAACCATTTTAGCTCCTATTTTGTTGCAGGCTTTAGCTATATTTATGCTCCCATTTACATTTATATCATTTGCAATATCAGGATTTTCATTGCAAAAAGCTGTTTGTGCAACAGCAGCAGTGTGTACTACATAATCCGGTTTGAAAGATTCAAAGACAGAATTTACTTGATCTAAATCTCGTATTTCGAGTTCTTTGTGACTAGGAGATAATATTTCAAATTTTGATTCTAGTGCAAGCTTAAGCCTAGATGCAAAGAAACCACGGCCTCCAGTTATCAATATTTTTTTCATTTACAAGTCCTCCTATAATGATTAGTATTTATTAATCAAAGCTAAGTACTATATACCACCTACGATTGGATTTAGTCCATGTTCTAGCATCTTATTTTTTATGATATCTATTTTTTTATCGCTAGGAGGTTTAATATCAGACAAAGCGTAATCTTTGCCAAGAAATGAATATTTTTTACTTCCGTATTGGTGAAATGGAAGTAGATGTATTTCCTTTAGGTCAAATGATTTGACCCAGCCCATTATTAAAGCTATATTTTTAGGTGTCATTGTATAATTTGGAATTAAAGGAACTCTAGGGATTACTTTGTAGCCACTTTCGACAAGTGCTTTGAAATTGCCGAGAATTAAAGGTAAATCGGCATTTAGCAGCGATTTAGATTTCTTTTCATCCATTATTTTTAGATCAAATAGAAAAGTATCTACATAAGGAGCCATTTCTAGTAATTTTTCAGAAGAGCCATTTCCAGATGTTTCTACTGCAGTATTTATGCCAAGTTCTTTGAGTTTCTTTAAAAGTTCTATTGCAAAATCAGCTTGCATCAAAACTTCACCACCAGATAATGTTACTCCTCCCGATGAATTTTGGTAAAAAATATGATCTTTCAAAACTTCTTCTAAAATTTCATCAGTACTTAGATATATTCCAAATTGAGTGTATGCACTAGATGGGCATTCATCTATATCCATTTCACATTTTTCACAGTGAAGACAGATTGAATCAACTATAGCGTATTCTATATCAAATTTTAAAGATTCGGGATTGCTACACCACGGGCAGCGCAGTGGGCATCCCTTAAAAAAAACTATAGATCTTATTCCTCCACCATCGTGAAGTGAATAGCGTTGTATATTCAATATCAAACCTTTCATCCCAAATCCCCCTATAAAGCGTGTTCAGTTCGAGCTATTAAATCATCTTGTATAGCTTTACTAAGCTCGGTAAAAAATGCACTATAACCTGCAACCCTTACGACTAAACCCTTGTAATCGTTCGGATTTTTTTGAGCTTCTCTTAAAGTATCGGCAGATATTACATTGAATTGTACATGTTGAATCTTTAATTGCATAAAAGCATTTAAAAAATCACTCAATTTATTAACCCCAGAAATGCCTTCAAGTGTCTTAGGAGAAAACTTTAAATTAAGCAAACTGCCATTGCTAGTAAGATAATTATCAAGTTTACTTACGCTTTTAAGTACAGCGGTAGGACCTTTTACATCACGTCCAACCATAGGAGATAAGCCACCATCAGCTAATTGCTCTCCTGATTTTCTACCATCAGAAGTGGCACCAACTGCTGCACCAAGAGGTACGTGAGCAGAGACTGTATAAGATCCAGGAGTGAAACTACCACCTCGAGGAGTTTTATAAGATTCAACTTTTTTATTATAATATCTTAACAATTCAGAACCGATATTATCCACAGCGTCTATATCATTTCCGTATTTTGGATATTTATTTATAAGTCTTATGCGAAGTTTTTCACCTTCAGCACTCTCAAAATTCGATTCAAGATGATCAATTAATTCATTTAAGGAAAGTCTTTTCTCATCAAAAACTATAGATTTTAGTGCATAGAGCGAATCACTCAAATTAGCTACACCAATACCCTGAACTCCAGAAAAATTGTATTTTGCTCCGCCAGCCGTTATATCTAACCCCTTTTCTATACAAGAATCTACTAGAGTTGATAGAAGTGGAACCGAAGCAAATTTCTTGTGGCCAATATCTACTATATTCGAGCCTTTTACCATTAAATCCACATAGTAATCTATATTTGATTTTATATGTTCTATGAGTCCATCAAATGTCAAATCCTCATTATTTTTCTGTTCTTGCAAAGTTACTTCAAATAGTTTTAATAAATTAAATAGTGCTATGTCGTGAAGACCATAAGTTTTTCCTGGTATTGAAAGTTCTACACATCCAACTACTGAAAAATCCCTAGAATCTTCTAAACTTACACCTCTATTTAGAAATCCTGGAACTATTACTTCATCGTTGAATATTTGAGGAATGCCTGTACCAAGTCTTATGGTTTCTGAGGTCTTGTTCAAAAAAGCTCTTTCAATATTAGAATTTAATCTAACACCTAAATTTGGCTGCGGTAATTTGATGTCAGCATATGTATCTAGACAAAGATACGATAGCTTATTTACAGAGGATTTGCCATCAGGAGTTAGTCCACCAAGTGTGATAGTGTAACCTGTTGGAAATCCAGCGAAGTATTTGGCGCTGTTGCTACTTCTTATGAGTACTACATCATTAGTTTTAAGCCAAAATGATGACAAAATATCTCTAAGAAATTCTGGAGATATTCCATTTTTAATATCAGATGTATAGAAAGTATTCATGTAAGTATCGAAGTTGCCTAGAGATATTGAACTTGCGTTTGATTCGTATTGAAGCATTACACAAAAATACCAAAGCAATTGACAGGCTTCATGAAATGTCTCAGGAGCACTGTGAGATACTTTTTTACTGATTCGCTCTATTTCAAGGAGTTCTTTTGCTCTTTCGTCATCTGCATTTTGAGACAGTTCTCTAGCTATATCTGCATATCTTAAAATATGGCGTTTCGAGGCTTCTAAGACTATCAAAGCAGATTTGTAAAAATCATTTTTTGTGTCATTTAGCGTAGCTGATTTGACATCATTTATCAGCGAGTCAAGACCTTTATCTAAAAGTCTTGGAAAATCAGGTATTATATGTCCTTGACCCTTGTCGGTTTGATTTAGTTTTACGATTTTTAGATCAATGGATGATTTTAATTCACCATCTATTTGAGGCCAAATATGAGATTTGAGACATTTATCTTTCCAGTAGGGATAGAGTTTTTCACGATATATTTTTTTATCCTCTTCTGATATGAAAAATTTATCCTGAGGTCTAGATTCTAATATATCAAGTTCATCGTATATCCACTGCGGATCCATTTCGGGAGAGACTATGCCACTTCTAGGCTTTAGAGTTCGATTTCCTGCAATTAATTCACCCTTTCTGATATCAATATTTACATTGTCTAATATGTGAGCTGTTGCGTGCGCTCTTCTCAGAATTTCTGGTAAACCTTCAGTAGATTTATGACTTTCTGTATACAACAATGCTCTTTCTAGAGATACTTCTCTTCGGGCACTAAATAATTCATTTTTTATTGACTCTAGTCTAGGACTTAGCATTTTATGGCCTCCTCTTTAAATACAAATCACATCTATATTTTTATTGTTTCGTATTGTTTTTTATTGTTTTATATTATTTTACAACTAAAATTTTGATATTTCAATAGAAAATTTTTGGAATTCGATGTAATATATAAGAATAAGATAAGTAAAAAAAGTCTTAAAAGCTTAGAGGGAGTGGGTTCAGTGTTTGCACAAGAACGTTTGGAAAAAATACTTTATATTCTAAATAAAGAGGGCAAAGTGGTAGTAAAAGAACTTAGTAAACGCTTTGAAGTTACAGAGGATTGCATTAGAAAAGACTTAAAACAGTTAGAAAGTGATGGTAAATTAAAGCGAATATATGGTGGAGCAGTGCAAAAAAGGCAAAAAGCACCACTAAAGGATGTGCTAAATAGAAAGCATCTAGATATTGATTTAAAGAGTAAAATAGCTAGAAAAGCTTATGGCTTATTGAAAGCAAATGAAACGATATTTCTAGATATATCGACTACAAATATACTTATAGCAGAAGAAATAGCTAGTGGGGATGTTCCACTTACTGTAATAACAAATATGATAGATATAATGACTGTTCTAAATAAGTCAGAGCATGTGAACTTGATTGCGACAGGAGGAGTTCTAAACAGATCATTAGATGGATTTGTAGGAGCGACTACCATAGCAAGTGTGGTTCAGTATAAACCGGATAAAGCCTTTATAGGAAGCTGTGGAGTAGATTTAGAAGACCAAAGCGTGACAACATTTGATGCAGAGGATGCACAGACCAAAAGAGCTATCATAAAATCTGCTAAAAAAATAGTTCTAGTTATGAGTAGTGAAAAGTTTTATTATGATGGGACTTGTAAATTTGCAGAACTTGATCAAATAGATACTCTAGTATTAGATGAAATAAAAGACAATAATACTAAAATAGAGATAGAAAAACTAGGTATAGAAGTATTATAATTTAGAGATATGAATTTAACTGCAAAAATTAAAAGGTGTGGAGTATGCGCTGTTCTTATGATATACTGAAAGTGTTTTAAAATATATTATGGAAGGTGATAATGCTATGAAAGACGCTAAATTTATAATTTTTGCAAGTTTTCTATTTGCCTTAACACAGCTTGGAGGAAATGAAGTAGGAATTAAAGAAGCATTATTTAATGTATTTTGCATCTTTTTTATAGGGACTGGAATACTAGCTATAGATTATATACTGAAAAAATTTTACGATAGATATTCTAAAATGTATATGATAATAGCAGCCATAGTTACGGCACTCATATTTGGATTAGTTGGTACTATTGATAGAATTGCATTTGTAAATATAATTCTGATATTAGCAAATATAGGCTTGATTATGACTCTAGTTACGAATATAAAGACTAGAAAATGGTTTGATGGATTTTTGGATACAGAAATTTTGTTTTTTAATGTTTTTTTAGTTTCAATTTTTTCAAATGTTATAATTGAAAATCTCTTTAAGTTCATATATATAGATTATTTTGAGCTGATTTTGTTCATAATGATATATAGAATCGTCTTATTGGGTATAAGGAGTAGGCGGAATGAATTAAAAATGGAATAAATGACTGTATGGCTCTGCTAGATAATTCTTGCGGAGCTTTTTAATTAAAAATTGCCACAATAAAGTGGCAAAAGTATGAAGCTGAGTATATGGTGTGAATTTGGTATAGATGATAGTATTAAATCACAGAGAGACAGACTCAGTATTTGGAGATGGGAGTGATCACCATTAAGAACAAAGAATTACTTAAAAAAAAGATGGCGCTCTACTTATTAGAAACTGAAGAGGCTGTTACTGTAAGTGAATTGGCAAATAGAATAGAAGTATCTAATAGAACTGCTAGGAGTTATCTTAATGAATTAGAGGGAGAACTAAAGCAGCTTGGGATGAATCTTGTCAAAAAACCTCATGTCGGTGTTTATATAGATGCAGATAGTGATATGAGAATAGAGTTTAAGAGCAAATGGCTTGAAAGAGATAGTCAAACAGAGAAGTATACATCTGTATATAGACGAAAGTATATACTTAAGACATTGTTTGAGAACAAATGGAGTTATACAGCTAAGTTATTTGCAGAGGAGCTTTATTGTAGTCAAGCTAGTATAGCAAAAGATTTATCGTATATAGAATCTTGGCTTGATAATAGAGAGCTGGTATTACACAAACGCCAAAATCAGGGACTTTGGATTGAAGGCGAGGAAAAGGCTTACAGAAGAGCTATGATAGATTTGTTTCATGAAATGAAAAATGAAACTGAAAGTGATTTAGAAGAAATTGAATCGCTAGATTATAGAATTTCTGATGAGAATTTTCAGAGGATGAAGTCATTTTTCCCTAAAGTAGATTTTGGGAAAATACAAGAAGCTATACAAGAGACAGAGGATGGGCTAGGATATTATTTTACAGACCAAGCATTTATTAACCTCATGATACACATAGCTATAGCTCTTGAAAGAGTTAAACATGAAAAGCCAATAGAGTTTGCAGAGGAAAAGTTAGAGCAAATGGAAACTAAGGAAGAGTATGAGAGGGCAAGTGAGCTTTTAGATAGGCTCAGTAAGGCTTTTGAAATTAATTTTCCAAAGGAGGAAATCGGTTATTTAACACTTCATATACTGGGATCAAAAGTGCAGCAATTTAGTGATGCTTTAGAAAGTGAGCTCATAGTAGAAGTGGGAGAAGAGCTTTGTGTAGATATGGCTAAGGAAATTATGACCCTTGCAGAGCAGATATTAGGATTTAATCTTTCAAATGACCAAATACTTTTAACTTCATTAGTTCTTCATCTAAGACCAACTATATTTAGGCTTAAAAATGGACTCAAACTTAGAAATCCAATATTAGATAGAATTAAGTCAGAGTATACTAGTATATTTGGTGCTGCTTGGTCGTGTAGTCCTGTGTTTGAGAGAATGTTAGGCGTACAAATAAATGAAGATGAGGTAGGATATATAGCGATGCATATAGCAGGTGCTATGGGCAGGGCTAATCAGAAAACTAGAGTCATGGTAGTTTGTTCTAGTGGTATTGGAACAGCTCAATTTATTACAGTGAAGTTGAATGATAAATTTGACGGAATAGATATAGTGAAGACACTTTCTGTAAGTCAAGTTACACAGAGTGCTATTGATGAAGTGGATTTAATCATATCAACGGTTAGAACTTCGTTCAAAAGTGAAAAAATAGTGCAGGTAAGTGCACTGCTTTCAGAGAGAGATTTACTAAAGATTCAGAAGGCAATGCTGAAGTTTGGTAAGGGTAATATAAAGGAAGTTTCTCACAAAACAAAAGAGCAGGAGATAATAGAGGAAGTAATAGAAGACGAACTTTGTTTTATCGAATCGGCTAGTATGAACTTTGTAGAGCTGATAGAAAAATATGGAGCTAAGCTAGAACAAAAGGGTTTTGTAAAGCCTGGTTTTACTCAAAATGTTATAGCTAGAGAGACAAGGGGTTCCACTTATATTGGAAATGGAGTAGCGATTCCTCATTCAACTCAAGACTTTGTAAATGATTCAAAGATATGTATTGTGAAATTAAATAAGCCTATAACATGGCAAAAAAACAAAATCAAACTCGTGGTGCTTTTAGCACTTAAATTTGAAGAAATTGATTCAACCAAAGCATTTTTCAAGAGATTGTATGCATTACTTGAGCACAATGATTTTTTGACTAGAATCGAAGAGAGCAAGGCGTGTTTTGAGATTATAGAGATATTTAAAACAGGAGGAGTTTAATATGTGTGATTTGATTACTAAAGAATTGATTACATTAGATTTGAAGACAACTAGCAAGAAGGAAACTATAGATGAGATGGCAAAGATGATTGAAGGACAAGGTCGCTTACATGATATCGAAGGTTTTGTACAGCAAGTAGAAGCAAGAGAAGATCAGTTTTCTACAGCGGTTGGCTATAGCGTTGCTATACCACACGGCAAGACAGAATCAGTAAAGACAGCATCACTTGCATTTGCTAGATTGGAAAATGAAGTGAAGTGGAGCGATGAAGAATCTGCTAGATATGTGTTTTTGATAGCAGTTCCAGAAGCAGAAGCTGGAAATCGCCATCTTAAAATACTAGCTCAGATATCTAGATCAATAATGAGAGAAGAATTTAGAGAGAAGCTAGGAGCTGTAGGAACTATAGATGAAGTTTTAGAGTTATTGTCATTTGATGAGGTTTAAAATACGAATAGCTTAGCTATTTGTCTTTTATAAAAGAGGGAGACCTCAGAATTTCATGGAGAAAGGGGATTTTTATGAAAGAGTTATTGAAAAATACGAGACAACATCTGATGAGTGGAGTATCTTATATGATTCCATTTGTTGTAGCAGGGGGAGTTTTGTTAGCTCTATCTGTACTATTGTCAGGATCAGCAGCTGTACCAGCGGATGGCACTAATTTAAAGAAATTATTTGATATTGGAGCAGCAGGTCTTGGACTTATGGTACCGATTTTAGCAGGTTTTATTGCATTTTCAATGGCTGATAGACCGGGTATTGCACCAGGAGCTATTGGTGGATTTTTGGCAAATCAGATTGGTGCTGGTTTCCTAGGAGGAATCGTGGCAGGTCTTTTGGCAGGTATTGTAGTTTACTATTTGAAGAAGATAAAAGTACCTTCAATAATGCGTTCTGTAATGCCTATATTTGTTATTCCTTTGGTTGGAACATTTATAGTAGGTGGATTGGTTGTATGGGTAGTAGGAGCACCTATTGCTGCAATCATGACTGGTATGAGTGCTTGGCTAGAGGGTCTTGGAACAGGTAACTTGGTAGTTTTAGCTGTAGTTCTTGGAGCTATGATTGCCTTTGATATGGGTGGCCCAGTAAATAAAGTAGCTTA includes the following:
- the fsa gene encoding fructose-6-phosphate aldolase, with protein sequence MIYVLDTANLEQIKKAYELYPMSGVTTNPTIISKENRPLLDILRDIRAIIGDDSMLHAQAVSTIAEKMVEEAEFLQSEIGGNFYIKIPVTSQGIKAMKILKQKGIKITATAIFTPQQALMAAVAGADFVAPYVNRIDNITGDGVNVVAEIKSLFENYELDTQILAASFKNVQQVHDVSLVGAHSVTINAEIMDKLLDHPLTTWSVDQFISDWENVYGKGKTALDS
- a CDS encoding sugar nucleotide-binding protein — its product is MKKILITGGRGFFASRLKLALESKFEILSPSHKELEIRDLDQVNSVFESFKPDYVVHTAAVAQTAFCNENPDIANDINVNGSINIAKACNKIGAKMVFISTEQVFNGNLEPGPYDESHVPNPDTVYGQTKLAAEKTLSEILNELWILRFTWLFGLPERNAGMSPNILWDTLNSTMHQKIIKASTNEYRGLTSVYELVDQFENVFDIPYGIYHIGSENPMSRYDSVKTIFDTLNLSDLKYLEKDEASYKANPRDIRLDCSKIRNLGFKFSPSPESLVTCLKEFSIVK
- a CDS encoding [formate-C-acetyltransferase]-activating enzyme codes for the protein MKGLILNIQRYSLHDGGGIRSIVFFKGCPLRCPWCSNPESLKFDIEYAIVDSICLHCEKCEMDIDECPSSAYTQFGIYLSTDEILEEVLKDHIFYQNSSGGVTLSGGEVLMQADFAIELLKKLKELGINTAVETSGNGSSEKLLEMAPYVDTFLFDLKIMDEKKSKSLLNADLPLILGNFKALVESGYKVIPRVPLIPNYTMTPKNIALIMGWVKSFDLKEIHLLPFHQYGSKKYSFLGKDYALSDIKPPSDKKIDIIKNKMLEHGLNPIVGGI
- a CDS encoding formate C-acetyltransferase, with product MLSPRLESIKNELFSARREVSLERALLYTESHKSTEGLPEILRRAHATAHILDNVNIDIRKGELIAGNRTLKPRSGIVSPEMDPQWIYDELDILESRPQDKFFISEEDKKIYREKLYPYWKDKCLKSHIWPQIDGELKSSIDLKIVKLNQTDKGQGHIIPDFPRLLDKGLDSLINDVKSATLNDTKNDFYKSALIVLEASKRHILRYADIARELSQNADDERAKELLEIERISKKVSHSAPETFHEACQLLWYFCVMLQYESNASSISLGNFDTYMNTFYTSDIKNGISPEFLRDILSSFWLKTNDVVLIRSSNSAKYFAGFPTGYTITLGGLTPDGKSSVNKLSYLCLDTYADIKLPQPNLGVRLNSNIERAFLNKTSETIRLGTGIPQIFNDEVIVPGFLNRGVSLEDSRDFSVVGCVELSIPGKTYGLHDIALFNLLKLFEVTLQEQKNNEDLTFDGLIEHIKSNIDYYVDLMVKGSNIVDIGHKKFASVPLLSTLVDSCIEKGLDITAGGAKYNFSGVQGIGVANLSDSLYALKSIVFDEKRLSLNELIDHLESNFESAEGEKLRIRLINKYPKYGNDIDAVDNIGSELLRYYNKKVESYKTPRGGSFTPGSYTVSAHVPLGAAVGATSDGRKSGEQLADGGLSPMVGRDVKGPTAVLKSVSKLDNYLTSNGSLLNLKFSPKTLEGISGVNKLSDFLNAFMQLKIQHVQFNVISADTLREAQKNPNDYKGLVVRVAGYSAFFTELSKAIQDDLIARTEHAL
- a CDS encoding DeoR/GlpR family DNA-binding transcription regulator, producing MFAQERLEKILYILNKEGKVVVKELSKRFEVTEDCIRKDLKQLESDGKLKRIYGGAVQKRQKAPLKDVLNRKHLDIDLKSKIARKAYGLLKANETIFLDISTTNILIAEEIASGDVPLTVITNMIDIMTVLNKSEHVNLIATGGVLNRSLDGFVGATTIASVVQYKPDKAFIGSCGVDLEDQSVTTFDAEDAQTKRAIIKSAKKIVLVMSSEKFYYDGTCKFAELDQIDTLVLDEIKDNNTKIEIEKLGIEVL
- a CDS encoding BglG family transcription antiterminator, with product MITIKNKELLKKKMALYLLETEEAVTVSELANRIEVSNRTARSYLNELEGELKQLGMNLVKKPHVGVYIDADSDMRIEFKSKWLERDSQTEKYTSVYRRKYILKTLFENKWSYTAKLFAEELYCSQASIAKDLSYIESWLDNRELVLHKRQNQGLWIEGEEKAYRRAMIDLFHEMKNETESDLEEIESLDYRISDENFQRMKSFFPKVDFGKIQEAIQETEDGLGYYFTDQAFINLMIHIAIALERVKHEKPIEFAEEKLEQMETKEEYERASELLDRLSKAFEINFPKEEIGYLTLHILGSKVQQFSDALESELIVEVGEELCVDMAKEIMTLAEQILGFNLSNDQILLTSLVLHLRPTIFRLKNGLKLRNPILDRIKSEYTSIFGAAWSCSPVFERMLGVQINEDEVGYIAMHIAGAMGRANQKTRVMVVCSSGIGTAQFITVKLNDKFDGIDIVKTLSVSQVTQSAIDEVDLIISTVRTSFKSEKIVQVSALLSERDLLKIQKAMLKFGKGNIKEVSHKTKEQEIIEEVIEDELCFIESASMNFVELIEKYGAKLEQKGFVKPGFTQNVIARETRGSTYIGNGVAIPHSTQDFVNDSKICIVKLNKPITWQKNKIKLVVLLALKFEEIDSTKAFFKRLYALLEHNDFLTRIEESKACFEIIEIFKTGGV
- a CDS encoding fructose PTS transporter subunit IIA; this translates as MCDLITKELITLDLKTTSKKETIDEMAKMIEGQGRLHDIEGFVQQVEAREDQFSTAVGYSVAIPHGKTESVKTASLAFARLENEVKWSDEESARYVFLIAVPEAEAGNRHLKILAQISRSIMREEFREKLGAVGTIDEVLELLSFDEV
- a CDS encoding PTS fructose transporter subunit EIIC, whose translation is MKELLKNTRQHLMSGVSYMIPFVVAGGVLLALSVLLSGSAAVPADGTNLKKLFDIGAAGLGLMVPILAGFIAFSMADRPGIAPGAIGGFLANQIGAGFLGGIVAGLLAGIVVYYLKKIKVPSIMRSVMPIFVIPLVGTFIVGGLVVWVVGAPIAAIMTGMSAWLEGLGTGNLVVLAVVLGAMIAFDMGGPVNKVAYGFGAAMVATIDPATGMPSVMALKIMAAIGVAICTPPIGMGVATFLAPKKYTAEEREAGKAGILMGMIGITEGAIPFAAADPFRVIPSIIAGSAAGAVTSMLLGAGNPAPWGGWIVLPVASGKLGYVIATIVGVGVTAIVVNLLKKEVQETSVENSDDSLDDELDISFE